The Edaphobacter sp. 12200R-103 genome contains a region encoding:
- a CDS encoding DUF1080 domain-containing protein: MSNRTGCRTLLTLTCLAAFGVTASMAQKPAARPAGGSRFVQPEPIDFNDHEGWTQIFDGKTLKNWDGPSEVWHVEDGSIVGVSSDAHPSGTTNIIWKGGEVGNFMLKVEMKLEGTGANGGIQYRSALVAPQLRQIPPDRLAQMTPEQKQRFEKGQALLKKHAKWNLTGYQGDFDYNNRYTGQLYEQDSPRGIIAWRGQVVSTEPNRKPRLLATLGTSDELKAFIKPGEWNQVEIIADGHTLTHIVNGHVMAVLVDTDPKFYRAKGLLAFEIEGGGDVKISHRNIWLKRLP, translated from the coding sequence ATGTCGAATCGCACGGGGTGCCGAACCCTCCTGACGCTTACCTGCCTTGCAGCCTTTGGCGTGACTGCTTCCATGGCGCAGAAGCCTGCTGCGCGTCCGGCGGGGGGAAGCCGGTTTGTACAGCCTGAGCCAATCGATTTCAACGATCATGAGGGCTGGACCCAGATCTTCGATGGCAAGACGCTGAAGAACTGGGACGGACCGTCCGAGGTCTGGCATGTTGAGGATGGATCGATCGTCGGCGTCTCCAGCGATGCGCATCCCTCCGGAACCACCAATATCATCTGGAAGGGCGGCGAGGTCGGCAACTTCATGCTGAAGGTGGAGATGAAGCTTGAGGGCACAGGAGCCAACGGCGGTATCCAGTATCGCAGTGCTCTTGTAGCGCCGCAGTTGCGCCAGATTCCCCCGGATCGACTCGCCCAGATGACCCCGGAACAGAAGCAGCGCTTCGAAAAGGGTCAGGCCCTGCTGAAAAAGCATGCCAAGTGGAACCTCACCGGCTATCAGGGTGACTTCGACTACAACAATCGCTACACGGGCCAGCTCTACGAGCAGGACAGCCCCCGCGGCATCATCGCCTGGCGCGGACAGGTGGTCTCCACCGAGCCGAACCGCAAGCCACGCCTGCTTGCCACGCTGGGAACCTCCGATGAGTTGAAGGCCTTTATCAAGCCCGGTGAGTGGAACCAGGTGGAGATCATCGCCGACGGTCATACCCTTACCCACATCGTCAACGGCCACGTGATGGCAGTGCTGGTCGATACCGACCCCAAGTTCTATCGCGCAAAGGGTCTGCTTGCGTTTGAGATCGAAGGCGGCGGCGATGTCAAGATCTCGCACCGTAACATCTGGCTGAAGAGGCTGCCATAA
- a CDS encoding aldose 1-epimerase family protein: MQMWPGNFGPEMMSHVGRLSQIGGITPFTHAEGKAKGTGTLRVRTACGLEFWVVPDKGLDLYEASFRGRSLCWHSPTGMVHPAFYSSRGLEWLKGFAGGLLTTCGLSTAGAPSRDQGEDLGLHGSISNTPAENVCWSEKWEHGDCIFNISGTVRETSVHGPNLVLHRTISSSLNSAALTLHDVVENQGVRTAPLMVLYHFNFGFPLLTPRSRVYAPSREVTPIDNFSRDTVEEWNLFGDPQLGLGEKVYFHQMASGTDKVTVVLVSDEEDPSYGLAMTYDPSTLPKFNQWKMTSANHYVLGLEPANCNTRGREYERNQGTLQFLEPGERREFSIELRVLDDEASVKEAIRSAAVGM; encoded by the coding sequence ATGCAGATGTGGCCAGGCAACTTTGGTCCGGAGATGATGAGCCATGTGGGCCGGCTCTCACAGATCGGGGGAATCACCCCATTCACCCATGCAGAGGGCAAAGCAAAAGGAACCGGCACTCTGCGCGTGCGCACGGCGTGCGGGCTGGAGTTCTGGGTCGTTCCCGACAAGGGCCTCGACCTCTACGAAGCCAGCTTTCGGGGACGCTCTCTCTGCTGGCACTCTCCGACCGGTATGGTGCATCCAGCCTTCTACTCCAGCCGCGGCCTTGAGTGGCTGAAGGGCTTTGCCGGTGGCCTGCTAACCACTTGCGGACTCTCAACGGCTGGTGCCCCCTCACGCGATCAGGGCGAAGATCTCGGACTGCATGGCTCCATCTCCAACACGCCTGCGGAGAACGTCTGCTGGTCTGAGAAGTGGGAGCACGGAGACTGCATCTTCAATATCTCCGGTACTGTTCGCGAAACTTCTGTGCATGGACCTAACCTGGTTCTGCACCGCACCATCTCCAGTTCTCTGAACTCAGCCGCGCTCACCCTTCATGACGTCGTCGAAAATCAGGGAGTCCGCACGGCTCCGCTGATGGTCCTCTATCACTTCAACTTCGGCTTTCCCCTCCTTACGCCTCGTTCCCGTGTCTATGCGCCCTCCCGGGAGGTTACCCCGATCGACAATTTTTCGCGGGACACCGTAGAGGAGTGGAATCTCTTCGGCGATCCGCAGCTGGGTCTGGGCGAGAAGGTCTACTTTCATCAGATGGCGAGCGGCACCGATAAGGTGACGGTGGTTCTCGTCAGTGACGAAGAGGATCCGTCCTACGGGCTTGCGATGACCTACGATCCGAGCACCCTGCCAAAGTTCAACCAGTGGAAGATGACCTCGGCGAACCATTATGTTCTTGGTCTTGAGCCTGCGAACTGCAACACACGCGGACGGGAGTATGAGCGCAATCAGGGCACGCTTCAGTTTCTCGAGCCGGGAGAGCGCAGGGAGTTCAGCATCGAGCTTCGCGTGCTCGACGATGAGGCCAGCGTGAAGGAAGCCATCCGGTCGGCAGCCGTGGGCATGTGA